A window of Amycolatopsis australiensis contains these coding sequences:
- the katG gene encoding catalase/peroxidase HPI: protein MSNTQDNGPSSAQGVDRKAAAGCPVAHDSVTASGSESENPAIDSPSPKTGGRPRTVRDWWPNQLDLSVLHAHSSKANPLGPDFDYAKEFAKLDVEALKQDIAEVLTTSQDWWPADFGHYGGLMIRMSWHAAGTYRIYDGRGGAGDGGQRFAPLNSWPDNANLDKARRLLWPVKQKYGQKISWADLLVLAGNVALESMGFKTFGFGFGRVDTWEPEEIFWGPEDDWLGDERYASDTEMVPELGATEMGLIYVNPEGPRGSADYMAAAHFIRETFGRMAMNDEETVALIAGGHTFGKTHGAGTADDHVGPEPEGAPLEAQGLGWLSTHGSGKGPDTITSGLEVTWTDKPTEWSNRFFEILFGYEWELTTSPGGGKQYVAKDAPEIIPDPYDPNKKHKPTMLTTDLALRFDPVYGPISRRFLENPDEFALAFAKAWYKLLHRDMGPVTRYLGPWVPEPQLWQDPVPPVEGELVGEADIAALKAKVLESGLTTAQLVGTAWASAASFRSTDKRGGANGARIRLEPQRSWEVNQPEQLAPVLEKLESIQQEFNAAGGAQISLADLIVLAGSAAVEKAARDAGVETTVPFHPGRTDASQEQTDVESFAVLEPRADGFRNYLRAGEKLQPETLLVDRAYMLNLTAPEMTVLVGGLRALGTNHAGSQHGVLTDRPGVLTNDFFRNLLAPGTRWKASEAEENVYEILDASTDKLKWTATAVDLVFGANSQLRALSEVYASDDAKEKFVADFVAAWTKVMELDRFDLKK, encoded by the coding sequence ATGAGCAACACCCAGGACAACGGCCCCTCCAGCGCGCAGGGCGTGGACCGGAAGGCGGCGGCCGGCTGCCCGGTCGCACACGACTCGGTGACCGCGAGCGGCAGCGAGAGCGAGAACCCGGCGATCGATTCGCCGTCCCCGAAGACGGGCGGTCGCCCGCGCACCGTCCGGGACTGGTGGCCCAACCAGCTCGACCTGTCGGTGCTGCACGCGCACTCGTCGAAGGCCAACCCGCTCGGCCCGGACTTCGACTACGCCAAGGAGTTCGCCAAGCTCGACGTCGAAGCCCTCAAGCAGGACATCGCCGAGGTGCTCACCACCTCGCAGGACTGGTGGCCCGCCGACTTCGGCCACTACGGCGGCCTGATGATCCGGATGAGCTGGCACGCGGCCGGCACGTACCGGATCTACGACGGCCGCGGCGGCGCCGGTGACGGCGGCCAGCGGTTCGCCCCGCTGAACAGCTGGCCCGACAACGCCAACCTCGACAAGGCCCGCCGCCTGCTGTGGCCGGTCAAGCAGAAGTACGGCCAGAAGATCTCGTGGGCCGACCTGCTGGTGCTGGCCGGCAACGTCGCGCTGGAGTCGATGGGCTTCAAGACGTTCGGCTTCGGCTTCGGCCGCGTCGACACGTGGGAGCCCGAAGAGATCTTCTGGGGCCCGGAGGACGACTGGCTCGGCGACGAGCGCTACGCCAGTGACACGGAGATGGTGCCCGAGCTCGGCGCGACCGAGATGGGCCTCATCTACGTCAACCCCGAGGGTCCCCGCGGCAGCGCCGACTACATGGCGGCGGCGCACTTCATCCGGGAGACGTTCGGCCGGATGGCGATGAACGACGAGGAGACCGTCGCCCTCATCGCCGGCGGCCACACCTTCGGCAAGACCCACGGCGCCGGCACCGCCGACGACCACGTGGGCCCGGAGCCGGAAGGCGCCCCGCTGGAGGCGCAGGGCCTCGGCTGGCTGAGCACCCACGGCAGCGGCAAGGGCCCGGACACGATCACCAGCGGCCTCGAGGTGACGTGGACCGACAAGCCGACCGAGTGGAGCAACCGCTTCTTCGAGATCCTGTTCGGCTACGAGTGGGAGCTGACGACGAGCCCGGGCGGCGGCAAGCAGTACGTCGCCAAGGACGCGCCGGAGATCATCCCGGACCCGTACGACCCGAACAAGAAGCACAAGCCGACCATGCTCACCACGGACCTGGCGCTGCGCTTCGACCCGGTGTACGGCCCGATCTCGCGCCGGTTCCTGGAGAACCCGGACGAGTTCGCGCTGGCGTTCGCCAAGGCGTGGTACAAGCTCCTGCACCGCGACATGGGCCCGGTCACCCGCTACCTGGGCCCGTGGGTCCCGGAGCCGCAGCTGTGGCAGGACCCGGTGCCGCCGGTCGAGGGCGAGCTCGTCGGCGAGGCCGACATCGCGGCCCTCAAGGCGAAGGTCCTCGAGTCCGGCCTGACGACGGCGCAGCTGGTCGGCACGGCGTGGGCGTCGGCGGCGAGCTTCCGGTCCACGGACAAGCGCGGCGGCGCGAACGGCGCCCGCATCCGCCTGGAGCCGCAGCGCAGCTGGGAGGTCAACCAGCCGGAGCAGCTGGCGCCGGTGCTGGAGAAGCTGGAGAGCATCCAGCAGGAGTTCAACGCGGCGGGCGGCGCGCAGATCTCGCTGGCCGACCTGATCGTGCTGGCGGGCTCGGCGGCGGTCGAGAAGGCGGCGCGTGACGCGGGCGTCGAGACGACCGTGCCGTTCCACCCGGGCCGCACGGACGCTTCGCAGGAGCAGACGGACGTCGAGTCGTTCGCGGTGCTGGAGCCCCGCGCCGACGGCTTCCGCAACTACCTGCGGGCGGGCGAGAAGCTGCAGCCGGAGACCCTCCTGGTGGACCGCGCGTACATGCTGAACCTGACGGCCCCGGAGATGACGGTCCTGGTCGGCGGCCTCCGCGCGCTGGGCACCAACCACGCGGGCTCCCAGCACGGCGTCCTGACGGATCGCCCGGGCGTGCTCACGAACGACTTCTTCCGCAACCTCCTGGCCCCCGGCACCCGCTGGAAGGCCTCGGAGGCGGAGGAGAACGTGTACGAGATCCTCGACGCGAGCACGGACAAGCTGAAGTGGACGGCAACGGCGGTGGACCTGGTGTTCGGCGCCAACTCCCAGCTGCGGGCGCTGTCGGAGGTGTACGCCAGCGACGACGCGAAGGAGAAGTTCGTCGCGGACTTCGTCGCGGCGTGGACGAAGGTCATGGAGCTGGACCGGTTCGATCTGAAGAAGTGA
- a CDS encoding Fur family transcriptional regulator, with protein sequence MTDFEAQLRAASLRVTRPRLAVLAALRDHPHVDTETVIALVRAEHPTVSHQTIYDVLRALTDTGLVRRIQPAGATARYESRVGDNHHHVVCRTCGAIADVDCAVGHTPCLTASDDHGFVIDQAEVVYWGTCPDCSAARTSS encoded by the coding sequence ATGACCGACTTCGAGGCGCAGCTGCGGGCGGCCTCGTTGCGGGTGACGCGGCCCCGGCTGGCCGTGCTCGCCGCGCTGCGCGACCACCCGCACGTCGACACCGAGACGGTGATCGCGCTGGTGCGGGCCGAGCACCCGACGGTGTCGCACCAGACGATCTACGACGTGCTGCGGGCGCTCACCGACACCGGCCTGGTGCGGCGCATCCAGCCCGCCGGCGCCACCGCCCGGTACGAGTCCCGGGTCGGGGACAACCACCACCACGTCGTGTGCCGGACGTGCGGTGCGATCGCGGACGTCGACTGCGCCGTCGGCCACACACCGTGCCTGACCGCCTCGGACGACCACGGTTTCGTGATCGACCAGGCGGAGGTCGTCTATTGGGGCACCTGCCCCGACTGCTCGGCCGCCCGAACCTCTTCATGA
- a CDS encoding LLM class flavin-dependent oxidoreductase — protein MKKIGFLSFGHWSPGPHSETRSAADFLRQSIDLAVAAEELGVDGAYFRVHHFARQAASPFPLLAAIGARTSKIEIGTGVIDMRYENPLYMVEDSGAADLISGGRLQLGISRGSPEQVIDGWRYFGYSPAEGETDADMARRHTEVYLKLLEGEGFAQPNPRPMFANPPGLLRLEPHSPGLRERIWWGSGSNATSVWAAKLGMNLQSSTLKDDETGEPLHVQQRKQIEAYREAWKEAGHTREPRVSVSRSIFALTTDLDRAYFGRDRHSRDQVGMIDENTRAIFGRSYAAEPDELVRELREDEAVEAADTLLLTIPNQLGVDYNAHVLENILKHVAPELGWR, from the coding sequence GTGAAGAAGATCGGTTTCCTGTCGTTCGGCCACTGGTCGCCGGGCCCGCACTCCGAGACGCGCTCCGCCGCCGACTTCCTGCGCCAGTCGATCGACCTGGCGGTCGCGGCCGAGGAGCTGGGGGTGGACGGCGCGTACTTCCGGGTGCACCACTTCGCGCGGCAGGCGGCCAGCCCGTTCCCGCTGCTCGCGGCGATCGGCGCGCGGACGTCGAAGATCGAGATCGGCACCGGCGTGATCGACATGCGCTACGAGAACCCGCTGTACATGGTCGAGGACTCCGGCGCCGCCGACCTGATCTCCGGCGGCCGGCTGCAGCTCGGCATCAGCCGGGGGTCCCCCGAGCAGGTGATCGACGGCTGGCGGTACTTCGGCTACTCACCCGCCGAAGGCGAGACGGACGCCGACATGGCCCGGCGGCACACCGAGGTCTACCTCAAGCTGCTCGAGGGCGAGGGCTTCGCGCAGCCGAACCCGCGGCCGATGTTCGCCAACCCGCCGGGCCTGCTGCGGCTGGAGCCGCACTCGCCGGGCCTGCGCGAGCGCATCTGGTGGGGATCCGGCTCGAACGCGACGAGCGTCTGGGCCGCCAAGCTCGGCATGAACCTGCAGAGCTCCACGCTCAAGGACGACGAGACGGGCGAGCCGCTGCACGTCCAGCAGCGCAAGCAGATCGAGGCCTACCGCGAGGCGTGGAAGGAGGCCGGCCACACCCGCGAGCCGCGTGTGTCGGTCAGCCGCAGCATCTTCGCGCTGACCACCGACCTGGACCGCGCCTACTTCGGCCGTGACCGCCATTCGCGCGACCAGGTGGGCATGATCGACGAGAACACCCGCGCCATCTTCGGGCGGTCCTATGCCGCCGAGCCGGACGAGCTGGTGCGGGAGCTGCGGGAGGACGAGGCCGTCGAGGCCGCGGACACCCTCCTGCTGACCATCCCGAACCAGCTCGGCGTCGACTACAACGCCCACGTGCTGGAGAACATCCTGAAGCACGTGGCCCCGGAGCTCGGCTGGCGCTGA
- a CDS encoding polysaccharide lyase family 7 protein: MRVRALLVLLAVPALAAGAAPAAEAAPVTGQSVLADPSVAPGGNFDLSVWQLQEPVGSPGSPTTIPSSRLQGPNGFQDSYFYTDTRDGAMTFWAPEKGVTTPNSKYARSELREMNRDGSAADWPLSGSHKLKATLRVVSVTSNVCVGQVHLGTGGTSTKPLLELYYRSSGDIVLGTENSPDGGQTLHTVGHVSIGKTWTYTIGISGGNTIDLTVNGSTTHYGIPSSFKPYRQYFKAGSYNQSSSDSTTRGARVAFYGLTVSHG; the protein is encoded by the coding sequence ATGCGCGTGCGAGCCCTGCTCGTCCTGCTGGCGGTCCCGGCGCTGGCCGCCGGAGCCGCGCCGGCCGCGGAAGCGGCCCCGGTGACCGGACAGAGCGTCCTGGCCGACCCGTCCGTCGCGCCGGGCGGCAATTTCGACCTCTCGGTGTGGCAGCTGCAGGAGCCGGTCGGCTCCCCCGGCTCGCCCACCACCATCCCGTCGTCGCGGCTGCAGGGCCCGAACGGCTTCCAGGACAGCTACTTCTACACCGACACGCGCGACGGCGCGATGACCTTCTGGGCGCCCGAAAAGGGCGTCACCACGCCGAATTCGAAGTACGCGCGCTCGGAGCTGCGCGAGATGAACCGCGACGGGTCGGCCGCGGACTGGCCGCTCAGCGGGTCGCACAAGCTGAAGGCGACGCTGCGGGTGGTGTCGGTGACATCCAACGTGTGCGTCGGCCAGGTCCACCTCGGCACCGGCGGGACGTCGACGAAACCGTTGCTGGAGCTGTACTACCGCTCGAGCGGCGACATCGTGCTCGGCACGGAGAACTCGCCCGACGGCGGGCAGACCCTGCACACCGTCGGGCACGTGTCGATCGGCAAGACGTGGACGTACACGATCGGCATCTCGGGCGGCAACACCATCGACCTGACGGTCAACGGCAGCACCACCCACTACGGCATCCCGTCGTCCTTCAAGCCGTACCGGCAGTACTTCAAGGCGGGTTCGTACAACCAGTCGTCGTCGGACAGCACCACCAGGGGCGCGCGGGTCGCCTTCTACGGCCTGACCGTCTCCCACGGCTGA
- a CDS encoding Lrp/AsnC family transcriptional regulator, producing the protein MLGTHHIDELDRKILHALQIDGRAPFQRIAEVVGVSPQTVQRRYGRLRAEAGLRVTGQIRPEAVGEEEWLLRIRCAPDRTGSLARALARHDETSWVHIASGGTEIMGVARAPAETGPTLLRALPNTPRVREISAHCLLHTYYGGELSIVNKTGPLDAGQVAALRFGPRDGTGGADLTATDRALTALLARDGRTGYPELARAAGCSVSTAQRRLIELRRHGVVYFDLDHDPRVLGRTKLAMLWLTVGPAAQDDAGRALAAHPEVSFAASTTGPTNLYAAVNSTGNLALHRYLTGPVAALPGVTAVETAPITETVKRAGAAVR; encoded by the coding sequence ATGCTCGGAACGCACCACATCGATGAACTGGATCGGAAGATCCTCCACGCGCTGCAGATCGACGGCCGGGCGCCGTTCCAGCGCATCGCCGAGGTAGTGGGCGTCTCCCCGCAGACGGTCCAGCGTCGCTACGGCAGGTTGCGCGCCGAGGCCGGGTTACGCGTCACGGGTCAGATCCGGCCCGAAGCCGTTGGCGAGGAGGAGTGGCTGCTGCGGATCCGGTGCGCGCCGGATCGCACCGGCTCGCTCGCGCGGGCGCTCGCCCGGCACGACGAGACCTCGTGGGTGCACATCGCGTCCGGCGGCACGGAGATCATGGGCGTCGCCCGCGCCCCCGCCGAGACCGGGCCGACGCTGCTGCGGGCCCTGCCGAACACGCCGCGGGTGCGGGAGATCAGCGCGCACTGCCTGCTCCACACCTACTACGGCGGGGAGCTCAGCATCGTGAACAAGACCGGCCCGCTGGACGCCGGGCAGGTCGCCGCCCTGCGGTTCGGTCCCCGGGACGGCACCGGCGGCGCGGACCTCACCGCGACCGACCGCGCGCTGACGGCCCTGCTGGCCCGGGACGGCCGCACCGGCTACCCCGAGCTGGCCCGGGCGGCCGGCTGCTCGGTCTCGACCGCGCAGCGGCGGCTGATCGAGCTGCGCCGCCACGGCGTGGTCTACTTCGACCTCGACCACGACCCGCGCGTCCTCGGCCGCACCAAGCTCGCCATGCTGTGGCTCACCGTCGGCCCGGCCGCGCAGGACGACGCCGGCCGGGCGCTGGCCGCCCACCCCGAGGTCTCGTTCGCGGCGTCGACCACCGGCCCGACCAACCTCTACGCCGCCGTGAACAGCACCGGCAATCTCGCCCTGCACCGCTACCTGACCGGTCCGGTCGCGGCGCTGCCCGGCGTCACCGCCGTCGAGACCGCGCCGATCACGGAGACGGTGAAGCGGGCCGGCGCGGCGGTCAGGTGA
- a CDS encoding amidohydrolase family protein, producing MTLIIRGARVLTMDPGAGDLTRADIAVEAGRITAIGPDLPGAAAEIDAAGCLAIPGFVDTHRHMWQASLRGSAPHHTLAEYFGTVLERIGPALTPEDLYLGNLLSAYAALDAGITTVQDISNIQDTPAASDALVQALKDSGIRATFAYGNSFPRAKSHGAALGQDVRRVRAGLLPDDDALVTLALVTEPGDEDAERHNARLADELAVRTARHVVHRHHGEGPVSRLHALGVLRPGTTFIHGTGLGADELGLIAAGGGSLSIAPAVELVMGHGRPPLTAAARAGVPVSLSTDVEVTVAADMFTQMRAAYQVARYDELSAAEPVTSVRDVLRQATNGAALAPGRAADIVLLRADRAGVAPVYDPYSTVTQQMDRAHVDTVLVAGEVVKRHGSLRADVGPHLEAAERLRHRLSAAGVLPE from the coding sequence ATGACACTGATCATCCGCGGCGCCCGGGTCCTGACCATGGACCCCGGCGCCGGTGACCTGACCCGGGCGGACATCGCGGTCGAGGCGGGCCGGATCACCGCGATCGGCCCGGACCTGCCCGGTGCCGCGGCGGAAATCGACGCCGCGGGGTGCCTCGCGATCCCGGGTTTCGTGGACACGCACCGGCACATGTGGCAGGCGTCCCTGCGCGGCAGCGCACCGCACCACACGCTGGCGGAGTACTTCGGCACCGTGCTGGAGCGCATCGGACCCGCCTTGACGCCCGAGGACCTCTACCTCGGAAACCTGCTCTCCGCCTACGCGGCGCTGGACGCGGGCATCACGACGGTGCAGGACATCTCCAACATCCAGGACACGCCGGCCGCGTCCGACGCGCTGGTCCAGGCACTGAAGGACAGCGGGATCCGCGCGACCTTCGCCTACGGCAACAGCTTTCCGCGCGCGAAGAGCCACGGCGCCGCCCTCGGCCAGGACGTGCGCCGCGTCCGTGCCGGGCTGCTGCCGGACGACGACGCGCTGGTCACGCTCGCCCTCGTCACCGAGCCCGGCGACGAGGACGCCGAACGCCACAACGCCCGGCTCGCCGACGAACTCGCCGTGCGCACGGCGCGTCACGTGGTGCACCGCCACCACGGCGAAGGCCCGGTTTCCCGGCTCCACGCGCTCGGTGTCCTCCGGCCCGGCACGACGTTCATCCACGGCACCGGCCTCGGCGCGGACGAGCTGGGCCTGATCGCCGCCGGTGGCGGGTCGCTGTCGATCGCGCCGGCGGTCGAGCTGGTGATGGGGCACGGGCGTCCGCCGCTCACCGCCGCCGCCCGGGCCGGGGTGCCGGTGAGCCTCAGCACCGACGTCGAGGTCACCGTGGCCGCCGACATGTTCACCCAGATGCGTGCCGCCTACCAGGTGGCCCGGTACGACGAGCTGTCCGCGGCCGAGCCGGTGACGAGCGTGCGGGACGTGCTGCGCCAGGCCACGAACGGTGCCGCGCTGGCGCCGGGCCGCGCGGCGGACATCGTGCTGCTGCGCGCGGACCGCGCCGGCGTCGCCCCGGTGTACGACCCGTACAGCACGGTGACGCAGCAGATGGACCGCGCCCACGTCGACACGGTGCTGGTGGCGGGCGAGGTGGTGAAGCGCCACGGAAGCCTGCGGGCCGACGTCGGCCCGCACCTCGAGGCCGCCGAGCGCCTCCGTCACCGGCTGTCCGCGGCCGGCGTGCTGCCAGAATGA
- the mftD gene encoding pre-mycofactocin synthase MftD (MftD, an enzyme found in the mycofactocin biosynthesis locus, performs an oxidative deamination of 3-amino-5-[(p-hydroxyphenyl)methyl]-4,4-dimethyl-2-pyrrolidinone (AHDP). The resulting compound, now called pre-mycofactocin (PMFT), is a biologically active redox cofactor that can oxidize the non-exchangeable NADH of TIGR03971 family SDR-type oxidoreductases.), with amino-acid sequence MSNAWFESVAEAQRRAKKRLPTSVYSALIAGSEKGLTLKDNLAAFDELTFAPRTAGLPGERELATTVLGRDIALPVLLSPTGVQAVHPDGEVAVARAAAARGTAIGLSSFASKPIEEVVAANPATFFQVYWTGGRDDILARLERARRAGAAGLILTLDWSFSHSRDWGSPHIPEKLTFRELLRFAPEGLTRPRWLLGYARTRRLPDLGVPNMAEPGSPVPTFFGAYGQWLQTPPPSWEDVRWLRAQWDGPFLLKGVIRVDEARRAADAGVSAISVSNHGGNNLDGTPATIRALPAIADAVGDQVEVLLDGGIRRGSDVVKALVLGARAVLIGRAYLWGLAANGQAGVENVLDVLRNGIDSTLLALGRRSVHDLGRADVRIPDTFARTLGGEPSRSVS; translated from the coding sequence ATGAGCAACGCCTGGTTCGAGTCCGTCGCCGAAGCACAGCGGCGCGCGAAGAAGCGCCTGCCCACGTCCGTCTACTCGGCCCTGATCGCCGGTTCGGAGAAGGGGTTGACGCTCAAGGACAACCTCGCCGCCTTCGACGAGCTGACCTTCGCCCCGCGCACGGCCGGGCTGCCCGGGGAACGCGAGCTGGCGACCACCGTGCTCGGCCGGGACATCGCGCTGCCGGTGCTGCTCTCCCCCACCGGCGTGCAGGCCGTGCACCCGGACGGCGAAGTCGCCGTCGCCCGCGCGGCGGCCGCCCGCGGCACGGCGATCGGCCTGTCCTCCTTCGCGAGCAAGCCGATCGAAGAAGTCGTCGCCGCCAACCCGGCCACGTTCTTCCAGGTCTACTGGACCGGCGGCCGCGACGACATCCTCGCCCGGCTGGAGCGCGCCCGCCGGGCGGGGGCCGCCGGGCTCATCCTCACGCTCGACTGGTCGTTCTCCCACAGCCGCGACTGGGGCAGCCCGCACATCCCCGAAAAACTCACCTTCCGCGAGCTGCTGCGCTTCGCGCCCGAAGGCCTGACGCGCCCGCGCTGGCTGCTCGGCTACGCGCGCACCCGCCGCCTGCCCGATCTCGGCGTCCCGAACATGGCGGAACCCGGCAGTCCGGTCCCCACGTTCTTCGGCGCGTACGGCCAGTGGCTGCAGACCCCGCCGCCGTCGTGGGAGGACGTGCGGTGGCTGCGCGCGCAGTGGGACGGGCCGTTCCTGCTCAAGGGCGTCATCCGGGTCGACGAGGCCCGCCGCGCGGCCGACGCCGGGGTCAGCGCGATCTCGGTGTCCAACCACGGCGGCAACAACCTCGACGGCACGCCCGCCACGATCCGCGCGCTGCCCGCGATCGCCGACGCGGTCGGCGATCAGGTGGAGGTCCTGCTGGACGGCGGCATCCGGCGCGGCAGCGACGTCGTCAAGGCCCTCGTGCTCGGGGCCCGCGCGGTGCTCATCGGCCGCGCGTACCTCTGGGGCCTGGCGGCGAACGGGCAGGCCGGCGTGGAGAACGTCCTGGACGTGCTGCGCAACGGAATCGACTCGACGCTGCTCGCCCTCGGCCGCCGCAGCGTGCACGACCTCGGCCGGGCGGACGTCCGGATCCCGGACACGTTCGCCCGCACGCTGGGCGGCGAGCCGAGCCGAAGCGTCAGCTGA